Within Myxococcales bacterium, the genomic segment GGATACCGGCCTCGATCATCGAGTCGCCCCGCACCCTAAGGCCAAAAATCTCCCGGGCGCCATCTATCATCATCCGGTCGATGTGAACCGTGTCCTCCACATTCTCGATCGCTTCAAGAGGTTGCCCTGCCGCAACCCGGCCTAGAATCGGGATCTCGACGATGTCCGCCAATCCCGAGATGTCTGCCAGGGTGGGTCTGGGGAAAGCAGCCGGGGTCAGCTTGAGCGTGCGGGACTTCATGTCCATGCGCGTCAGAAACCCCTTACGTTCCAGAGCCCTCAGATGGTCGTTGACACCGTTGGTGCTTCGGATCCCGAGCTGATTGCCGATTTCTCGTAATGTGGGGGGAAACCCCTGCTGCTGGATGGAATCCCTTATGAATTCAAGCACTTTCTGCTGGCGCTCTGTCAGTTTTTCCATCCCAAGCTCCTTCATGCTGCGCAGGCGTCAGGCACTGTGCAGATGGATAGTAGTCGCTCGGGGACGAGGCTGTCAATTTCCTGCGGCGGGATCGGAAAAATGCGCGTCAAATCCGCCGCTTAGCTCAATCTGAACCTCGGTGCGTGTGCCTTCTTCAAAGGTCAAACCGCAAATAACGCTCGACTGCACAGAGGCG encodes:
- the lexA gene encoding transcriptional repressor LexA, which codes for MEKLTERQQKVLEFIRDSIQQQGFPPTLREIGNQLGIRSTNGVNDHLRALERKGFLTRMDMKSRTLKLTPAAFPRPTLADISGLADIVEIPILGRVAAGQPLEAIENVEDTVHIDRMMIDGAREIFGLRVRGDSMIEAGIHDGDYVFVRKQIEANRGAIIVALVGDEATCKYYYPERDHVRLEPANSQMAPILIHKNEWRSTRILGVVVGVYRKLTNARG